A window of Ipomoea triloba cultivar NCNSP0323 chromosome 2, ASM357664v1 contains these coding sequences:
- the LOC116011178 gene encoding nudix hydrolase 18, mitochondrial-like, translated as MKLTKVDSMCSRTGRDLQRYNVQGCRQVVGCIPYRYREGKSIIDGAPLVDDLEFLLVSSQKSPRMMFPKGGWEQDESLEEAALRETFEEAGIYGEVGSCLGKWFFKSKSLGVLHEGFMLPLIVVEELDDWPEKDVRQRAWVSYREAMEVCFHPWMKEALDLLVSQLTLQQQEDEEEDDDENIEARNGMVTEQMLRNIELEPSIEILAQSVSVQGNSKQEMRMSSVVGESVQKKEDEMLMNDVVAEEEGYWIEVLTTSKEEQSSGSSLAQSLKRKVEEPHHHHQLLIEILVSDEPLSIVAQSLHHRNEDPRTSCCSIEFLRIPQSA; from the exons ATGAAACTCACCAAGGTGGATTCTATGTGTTCTCGTACTGGGAGGGACTTGCAGAGGTATAATGTTCAAGGTTGTCGCCAGGTTGTTGG CTGCATTCCGTACAGATACAGGGAAGGCAAGTCCATTATTGATGGGGCCCCCCTAGTTGATGATCTGGAATTCCTTCTGGTCAGCTCTCAGAAAAGTCCAAGGATGATGTTTCCTAAG GGTGGTTGGGAACAGGATGAATCTTTGGAAGAAGCAGCGCTTCGAGAAACCTTTGAGGAGGCTGGAATATATGGAGAGGTTGGG AGTTGTTTAGGCAAATGGTTTTTTAAGAGCAAGAGCCTAGGAGTATTACATGAGGGGTTCATGCTGCCTTTGATTGTTGTGGAGGAGCTTGACGATTGGCCTGAGAAAGATGTTCGCCAACGAGCATGG GTGTCGTATAGGGAAGCCATGGAAGTATGCTTTCATCCATGGATGAAGGAAGCTTTGGATCTCTTGGTTTCTCAGCTTACCCTTCAAcaacaagaagatgaagaagaagatgatgatgagaatATTGAGGCAAGAAATGGCATGGTGACAGAACAAATGCTGAGGAATATTGAATTAGAGCCAAGCATTGAAATTTTGGCCCAAAGTGTGAGTGTGCAAGGGAACAGCAAACAAGAAATGAGAATGAGTAGTGTTGTTGGTGAGAGTGTGCAGAAAAAGGAGGATGAAATGTTGATGAACGACGTTGTAGCTGAGGAAGAAGGTTATTGGATAGAAGTGTTGACGACGAGCAAGGAGGAGCAAAGCAGTGGCAGTAGTTTAGCTCAGAGTCTGAAAAGAAAGGTGGAAGagcctcatcatcatcatcagttaCTGATAGAGATCTTGGTGAGTGATGAACCCCTCAGCATTGTAGCTCAAAGTCTGCATCACAGAAATGAAGATCCCCGAACAAGCTGCTGTTCCATTGAATTCTTGAGGATCCCACAGTCTGCATAG